In Sceloporus undulatus isolate JIND9_A2432 ecotype Alabama chromosome 7, SceUnd_v1.1, whole genome shotgun sequence, one DNA window encodes the following:
- the PCSK4 gene encoding proprotein convertase subtilisin/kexin type 4 isoform X2, whose product MDKKKEDMFNKHVIEGEPYFHLAHRGVAQRSLSQHRGWHIRLTKEPQIPWFEQQTLKRRKRRVMDVTVVPTDPWFHKQWYMNNDVLPDLNVLSVWSHGYTGAGVVVSILDDGIEKDHPDLMANYDPMASYDFNDNDPDPQPRYNAWDENRHGTRCAGEVAATANNDICGAGIAYGAKIGGVRMLDGTVTDIVEAQSLSLRPQHIDIYSASWGPEDDGKTVDGPGFLATEAFRKGVLNGRGGLGSLFIWASGNGGLRRDNCNCDGYTNSIYTLSVGSTTESGRVPWYNEACASTLTTTYSSGAKGEKQIVTTDLRHTCTSSHTGTSASAPLAAGMIALALEANPTLTWRDMQHLVVRASRPARLQADDWATNGVGRKVSHYYGYGLLDAGQLVALAKTWNMTRLQRKCPIRIVHQLLRIGSRLTISKNITSACLGRTRRIRSLEHVQVQLSLRYSRRGDLAISLISPMGTRSVLVAVRPYDTSSQGYRDWSFMSTHYWDEDPQGIWTLLLENKGDAYNTGFLDSVVLKLYGTDENMMARQTPTSVGSGCVRRNPDGSCRECLSPLFAFQHLCLSYCPPRYYGLSQPSLSPGGSIRVCAPCSASCYTCQGGAANDCSACPPFSTFDQPTHTCLRHPGYPLLTPAGRFAQGPARLLVPAVVALLIFGGLAYLVARLVALKGQRQKKQDRAKGVSKASLGLLCFHQAQAEEELMEPSQDPLP is encoded by the exons ATCCCGTGGTTTGAGCAACAGACGCTGAAAAGGCGAAAGCGAAGGGTGATGGACGTCACCGTTGTGCCCACTGATCCTTGGTTTCACAAACAGTGGTATATG AACAATGACGTGCTTCCAGACCTCAACGTCCTCAGTGTCTGGAGCCACGGATACACGGGCGCTGGCGTGGTGGTGAGCATTCTTGATGACGGCATTGAGAAAGACCATCCGGACCTCATGGCCAACTAC gATCCCATGGCAAGTTATGACTTCAACGACAATGATCCAGACCCTCAACCGCGATACAATGCTTGGGATGAGAACAG GCATGGGACACGTTGCGCGGGCGAAGTAGCTGCAACTGCCAACAATGACATCTGTGGGGCTGGCATCGCTTATGGAGCCAAAATCGGGG GGGTGAGGATGCTGGACGGCACCGTGACGGATATTGTGGAGGCCCAGTCCTTGAGCCTGCGTCCGCAGCACATTGACATCTACAGCGCCAGCTGGGGCCCAGAGGATGATGGGAAAACCGTGGATGGCCCTGGGTTTCTGGCCACAGAAGCCTTCCGCAAGGGGGTGCTCAAC GGCCGTGGTGGGCTGGGTTCCCTCTTCATCTGGGCCTCAGGGAATGGAGGCCTTCGCCGCGATAACTGCAACTGTGATGGCTATACCAACAGCATCTACACCTTATCCGTGGGCAGCACCACCGAGAGCGGGCGGGTGCCCTGGTACAACGAGGCCTGTGCCTCCACCCTCACCACCACCTACAGCAGCGGGGCGAAGGGCGAGAAGCAAATA GTGACCACGGACCTGAGGCACACCTGTACTAGCAGCCACACGGGAACCTCAGCCTCAGCTCCTCTGGCAGCTGGCATGATCGCACTTGCTCTGGAGGCCAA CCCAACCCTGACCTGGCGTGACATGCAGCACCTCGTGGTGAGAGCATCCAGGCCAGCCCGCCTCCAGGCAGATGACTGGGCCACAAACGGCGTGGGGCGCAAAG TGAGTCACTATTATGGATACGGACTCTTGGATGCTGGGCAGTTGGTAGCTTTGGCGAAAACATGGAACATGACTCGGCTGCAAAGAAAATGCCCCATCAGGATTGTCCACCAGCTgct GAGGATTGGATCCAGGCTGACCATCTCTAAAAACATCACCTCGGCCTGCCTTGGGAGAACTCGCAGGATCCGTTCCCTCGAACACGTCCAGGTCCAACTCTCTCTCCGCTACAGCCGGCGGGGAGACCTCGCCATTTCGCTCATCAGCCCCATGGGGACGCGCTCTGTCTTAGTGGCGGTCAG GCCTTATGACACCAGCAGCCAGGGCTACAGGGACTGGTCCTTCATGTCCACGCATTATTGGGATGAGGATCCACAGGGAATCTGGACCCTCCTGCTGGAGAACAAAGGCGATGCCTATAACACAG GATTCCTTGACAGCGTTGTCTTAAAACTGTATGGGACGGACGAGAACATGATGGCGAGGCAGACCCCCACCTCAGTGGGCAGTGGGTGTGTGAGGCGAAACCCCGATGGGAGCTGCCGAG aatgcctcagcCCGTTGTTTGCCTTCCAGCATCTCTGCCTCTCCTACTGCCCCCCCAGGTACTATGGGCTCTCCCAGCCATCCCTGTCTCCAGGAGGCTCCATCCGGGTCTGCGCCCCCTGCTCCGCGTCCTGCTACACCTGCCAGGGAGGAGCGGCCAACGACTGCTCTGCCTGCCCACCCTTCAGCACTTTCGACCAGCCAACCCACACCTGCCTCCGGCACCCAGGATACCCACTCCTGACCCCTGCTGGGAGGTTTGCCCAGGGGCCTGCCCGGCTGCTTGTCCCAGCTGTGGTCGCCCTTTTGATCTTTGGGGGGCTCGCCTACCTGGTGGCCCGCTTGGTGGCCCTCAAGGGCCAGCGGCAGAAGAAACAAGACCGGGCCAAAGGGGTGTCCAAAGCCAGCTTGGGGCTCCTGTGTTTCCACCAAGCACAGGCTGAGGAGGAGCTTATGGAACCGTCCCAGGACCCTTTGCCTTGA
- the PCSK4 gene encoding proprotein convertase subtilisin/kexin type 4 isoform X3 produces the protein MDVTVVPTDPWFHKQWYMNNDVLPDLNVLSVWSHGYTGAGVVVSILDDGIEKDHPDLMANYDPMASYDFNDNDPDPQPRYNAWDENRHGTRCAGEVAATANNDICGAGIAYGAKIGGVRMLDGTVTDIVEAQSLSLRPQHIDIYSASWGPEDDGKTVDGPGFLATEAFRKGVLNGRGGLGSLFIWASGNGGLRRDNCNCDGYTNSIYTLSVGSTTESGRVPWYNEACASTLTTTYSSGAKGEKQIVTTDLRHTCTSSHTGTSASAPLAAGMIALALEANPTLTWRDMQHLVVRASRPARLQADDWATNGVGRKVSHYYGYGLLDAGQLVALAKTWNMTRLQRKCPIRIVHQLLRIGSRLTISKNITSACLGRTRRIRSLEHVQVQLSLRYSRRGDLAISLISPMGTRSVLVAVRPYDTSSQGYRDWSFMSTHYWDEDPQGIWTLLLENKGDAYNTGFLDSVVLKLYGTDENMMARQTPTSVGSGCVRRNPDGSCRECLSPLFAFQHLCLSYCPPRYYGLSQPSLSPGGSIRVCAPCSASCYTCQGGAANDCSACPPFSTFDQPTHTCLRHPGYPLLTPAGRFAQGPARLLVPAVVALLIFGGLAYLVARLVALKGQRQKKQDRAKGVSKASLGLLCFHQAQAEEELMEPSQDPLP, from the exons ATGGACGTCACCGTTGTGCCCACTGATCCTTGGTTTCACAAACAGTGGTATATG AACAATGACGTGCTTCCAGACCTCAACGTCCTCAGTGTCTGGAGCCACGGATACACGGGCGCTGGCGTGGTGGTGAGCATTCTTGATGACGGCATTGAGAAAGACCATCCGGACCTCATGGCCAACTAC gATCCCATGGCAAGTTATGACTTCAACGACAATGATCCAGACCCTCAACCGCGATACAATGCTTGGGATGAGAACAG GCATGGGACACGTTGCGCGGGCGAAGTAGCTGCAACTGCCAACAATGACATCTGTGGGGCTGGCATCGCTTATGGAGCCAAAATCGGGG GGGTGAGGATGCTGGACGGCACCGTGACGGATATTGTGGAGGCCCAGTCCTTGAGCCTGCGTCCGCAGCACATTGACATCTACAGCGCCAGCTGGGGCCCAGAGGATGATGGGAAAACCGTGGATGGCCCTGGGTTTCTGGCCACAGAAGCCTTCCGCAAGGGGGTGCTCAAC GGCCGTGGTGGGCTGGGTTCCCTCTTCATCTGGGCCTCAGGGAATGGAGGCCTTCGCCGCGATAACTGCAACTGTGATGGCTATACCAACAGCATCTACACCTTATCCGTGGGCAGCACCACCGAGAGCGGGCGGGTGCCCTGGTACAACGAGGCCTGTGCCTCCACCCTCACCACCACCTACAGCAGCGGGGCGAAGGGCGAGAAGCAAATA GTGACCACGGACCTGAGGCACACCTGTACTAGCAGCCACACGGGAACCTCAGCCTCAGCTCCTCTGGCAGCTGGCATGATCGCACTTGCTCTGGAGGCCAA CCCAACCCTGACCTGGCGTGACATGCAGCACCTCGTGGTGAGAGCATCCAGGCCAGCCCGCCTCCAGGCAGATGACTGGGCCACAAACGGCGTGGGGCGCAAAG TGAGTCACTATTATGGATACGGACTCTTGGATGCTGGGCAGTTGGTAGCTTTGGCGAAAACATGGAACATGACTCGGCTGCAAAGAAAATGCCCCATCAGGATTGTCCACCAGCTgct GAGGATTGGATCCAGGCTGACCATCTCTAAAAACATCACCTCGGCCTGCCTTGGGAGAACTCGCAGGATCCGTTCCCTCGAACACGTCCAGGTCCAACTCTCTCTCCGCTACAGCCGGCGGGGAGACCTCGCCATTTCGCTCATCAGCCCCATGGGGACGCGCTCTGTCTTAGTGGCGGTCAG GCCTTATGACACCAGCAGCCAGGGCTACAGGGACTGGTCCTTCATGTCCACGCATTATTGGGATGAGGATCCACAGGGAATCTGGACCCTCCTGCTGGAGAACAAAGGCGATGCCTATAACACAG GATTCCTTGACAGCGTTGTCTTAAAACTGTATGGGACGGACGAGAACATGATGGCGAGGCAGACCCCCACCTCAGTGGGCAGTGGGTGTGTGAGGCGAAACCCCGATGGGAGCTGCCGAG aatgcctcagcCCGTTGTTTGCCTTCCAGCATCTCTGCCTCTCCTACTGCCCCCCCAGGTACTATGGGCTCTCCCAGCCATCCCTGTCTCCAGGAGGCTCCATCCGGGTCTGCGCCCCCTGCTCCGCGTCCTGCTACACCTGCCAGGGAGGAGCGGCCAACGACTGCTCTGCCTGCCCACCCTTCAGCACTTTCGACCAGCCAACCCACACCTGCCTCCGGCACCCAGGATACCCACTCCTGACCCCTGCTGGGAGGTTTGCCCAGGGGCCTGCCCGGCTGCTTGTCCCAGCTGTGGTCGCCCTTTTGATCTTTGGGGGGCTCGCCTACCTGGTGGCCCGCTTGGTGGCCCTCAAGGGCCAGCGGCAGAAGAAACAAGACCGGGCCAAAGGGGTGTCCAAAGCCAGCTTGGGGCTCCTGTGTTTCCACCAAGCACAGGCTGAGGAGGAGCTTATGGAACCGTCCCAGGACCCTTTGCCTTGA